One region of Rickettsiales bacterium genomic DNA includes:
- a CDS encoding lipopolysaccharide biosynthesis protein, with the protein MRRFYRHINHAACYALVIALGKGISLLMLPVITHALPVMEYGRLELMVAIADMGGILLGFSLVDALFRFAGSADSEKESQAKAASIFGLCLCLAISGLLIGQLTVPLLLSLLPESIIEIELRILLVTLSLTATIQVPLAWLRMQNHITRYCLLFGGKALLQAGLIWAALHKGYGVMGILMAGLAADLLLCVILCLLQYRDTSIRLYWPELKQILPYNLPLILGALACCLLGSFDRFLLAPAVGQEALAHYALAGKFALMVALMAEPFNMWWFPRRFKMLKETDGALRSARSVMLGVGYITAAAMIVSLTAPWLIIWLTPASYHDAGDWVPLLCGIAALHAITNLMNIGVYAGKTGWMPSAINIASAVIALAGYLLLIPSYGVSGAVGATYLAFAIRFILFLSLSQRRIPIPYLRGIASLCGNPLMFRRYCHDLS; encoded by the coding sequence ATGCGTAGATTCTATCGCCATATCAACCATGCCGCCTGTTATGCGCTGGTCATTGCATTGGGTAAGGGCATTTCGCTTTTAATGCTACCGGTGATTACCCATGCTCTACCCGTCATGGAATATGGTCGATTAGAGCTGATGGTGGCTATTGCCGATATGGGAGGCATATTATTGGGATTTAGTCTGGTGGATGCGCTATTTCGTTTTGCCGGAAGCGCTGATTCTGAGAAGGAATCACAAGCAAAAGCGGCTTCCATTTTTGGATTATGTCTGTGTTTGGCAATCTCCGGTCTCCTTATTGGGCAGCTTACTGTACCGTTATTGCTGTCTTTATTGCCAGAATCAATCATAGAAATAGAGTTACGAATTCTGCTAGTTACCCTCTCGCTTACCGCTACCATTCAAGTGCCTCTGGCGTGGCTACGAATGCAGAATCACATCACTCGATATTGTTTGTTATTTGGAGGAAAAGCACTTCTGCAAGCCGGATTAATCTGGGCGGCCCTACACAAAGGCTACGGCGTGATGGGAATTTTAATGGCAGGGTTGGCGGCGGATTTGCTGCTATGCGTCATCCTGTGTCTATTGCAATATCGTGATACGTCTATCCGCCTATATTGGCCAGAATTAAAGCAAATTTTACCCTATAACTTACCCTTGATATTAGGCGCTCTCGCTTGCTGCCTATTGGGAAGTTTTGATCGCTTTCTACTCGCACCTGCCGTGGGTCAGGAAGCGCTCGCGCATTATGCACTAGCCGGAAAATTTGCACTGATGGTCGCACTGATGGCTGAACCTTTCAATATGTGGTGGTTCCCGCGTCGATTCAAAATGTTGAAAGAAACAGACGGTGCTTTGCGTAGTGCACGCAGCGTCATGCTGGGGGTGGGATATATTACCGCTGCGGCAATGATCGTATCACTCACCGCACCTTGGTTGATTATCTGGCTAACCCCTGCATCTTATCACGACGCCGGTGACTGGGTGCCTCTGTTATGCGGTATCGCGGCGCTGCATGCTATTACCAATCTTATGAATATCGGTGTTTATGCCGGGAAAACAGGGTGGATGCCTAGCGCCATTAACATCGCCAGTGCCGTGATAGCACTCGCTGGCTACCTGTTACTTATACCTTCTTATGGTGTTTCAGGCGCAGTGGGTGCGACCTATCTCGCTTTCGCAATACGCTTCATATTGTTTCTCTCTCTCAGTCAACGCCGCATTCCTATTCCCTATCTTCGAGGCATTGCATCACTGTGTGGGAACCCCTTAATGTTCAGGAGGTACTGTCATGACCTCTCCTAA
- a CDS encoding glycosyltransferase family 4 protein, whose product MKHLRKEGTEIWLAVDSQHFGGIESHIYQLATGLLQFGYQPRVVFLRDYGKHPLREALQKADISIMTLAHPCRGWKEAILRHRPALIHTHGYKAGILGRIAARWYTVTCISTYHSGDANSFRVQCYRWLDEQTAPLAQAILAVSATVAERLQDDTCVIPNFVPVPKIISRTGKKIAFVGRLSHEKGPDHFTDLAKSCPEQQFTIYGDGPMRQLLEVPDNLSFAGQVDSMEPHWKDIDLLIMPSRREGLPMAALEAMAHGIPVAAYAVGGLPSLIQTQQNGFLIESGNPKQLAEAVTDWSLMSEAARRVMRDSARKTIRERYSPEIILPMIIKHYEEAYAYRHYIR is encoded by the coding sequence ATGAAGCATTTACGAAAAGAAGGCACTGAAATCTGGCTGGCTGTGGACTCGCAGCATTTCGGCGGTATTGAAAGTCATATCTATCAGTTGGCAACAGGATTGCTACAGTTCGGCTATCAGCCACGTGTGGTGTTTTTGCGAGATTACGGCAAACATCCATTACGCGAAGCATTACAGAAGGCCGATATTTCAATCATGACACTCGCACATCCTTGTCGAGGCTGGAAAGAAGCAATCCTACGACATCGCCCGGCCTTAATTCATACGCATGGTTATAAAGCAGGAATTTTAGGTCGAATTGCCGCGCGTTGGTACACAGTGACTTGTATTTCCACCTATCACAGTGGTGATGCAAATAGTTTTCGAGTGCAATGCTATCGTTGGCTGGATGAACAAACAGCGCCACTAGCTCAAGCAATATTGGCAGTGAGTGCGACGGTCGCCGAACGTTTGCAAGATGATACCTGTGTCATTCCCAATTTTGTTCCTGTTCCAAAGATCATCTCCAGAACTGGCAAGAAAATCGCCTTTGTCGGGCGCCTCTCGCATGAAAAGGGGCCGGATCATTTTACTGATTTAGCCAAATCATGCCCAGAACAACAATTTACCATCTATGGTGACGGTCCTATGCGTCAGTTGCTCGAGGTTCCTGACAATTTGAGTTTTGCCGGTCAGGTGGATTCGATGGAACCACATTGGAAGGACATTGATTTGCTTATCATGCCTTCTCGTCGCGAAGGGTTGCCAATGGCAGCATTAGAGGCGATGGCGCATGGTATTCCGGTTGCGGCTTATGCAGTGGGAGGACTTCCCTCTCTTATCCAGACGCAACAGAATGGTTTTTTGATAGAATCCGGCAACCCGAAACAGTTGGCCGAGGCCGTAACGGACTGGTCGTTGATGAGTGAGGCGGCGCGTAGGGTGATGCGTGATAGCGCGCGCAAAACTATTCGGGAACGCTATTCACCGGAGATAATATTACCCATGATTATCAAACATTATGAGGAGGCTTATGCATATCGGCATTATATTAGGTAG
- a CDS encoding O-antigen ligase family protein codes for MTSPNTVISGGSSTILSGLMWLWCLASLGVLYATGEPLYLMVLLLLPLSMIMGLQLPFLLAMGFVLFSFFRLHEAFPLLMPFHIPKLLSLGAISSFGLLLLQKRIKLFWTPELTCFSLFFLYCTMGTLLAENRGLAFAYWSGIYVKIAIMVLIITYLTQTPRQLRWVSRLIVLAGIAVALVTIANKLQGIGLVEGTRVTISRELGSILGDPNDLALTLLFPFSFAITLAMRWGVRWVDRFVGLFGTGIILLAILYTQSRGGLLGVATVMFVLAWFRVRSKTLLITGGIIALLALFTMAGITDRISGGAQEAGLDESANIRLYAWFAAFKMALYNPLTGVGLDNFYANFFFYSDFWDNKNHAVHSTWFGVMAETGFIGFGLFVAMIWQLLRAARKLHMDTLHAKGEDAQALSLSITSEALLAGILSFIVSGTFLTQGFTWPVYILLALTVAAVRIHQHTLKQSVVNAHPLSERQPITPTFTPLTQ; via the coding sequence ATGACCTCTCCTAATACGGTAATCTCTGGGGGTAGTTCGACGATTCTCTCTGGATTAATGTGGCTCTGGTGCCTAGCCTCATTGGGAGTGCTTTATGCCACGGGTGAACCTCTCTATCTGATGGTATTACTCCTTTTACCGCTAAGTATGATTATGGGGCTACAACTGCCCTTCCTCCTTGCGATGGGATTCGTGCTATTCTCTTTCTTCCGGCTGCATGAGGCTTTTCCACTCCTGATGCCATTTCATATCCCGAAATTACTCTCACTGGGAGCCATTTCCAGCTTTGGACTATTACTGCTACAAAAGCGCATCAAGCTGTTCTGGACTCCGGAACTGACCTGCTTTTCCTTATTTTTCCTCTATTGCACAATGGGGACCCTTTTAGCCGAAAACCGTGGGCTCGCCTTTGCCTATTGGAGCGGTATCTATGTAAAAATCGCCATCATGGTTCTGATTATCACCTACCTGACACAAACACCGCGCCAATTGCGCTGGGTTAGCCGGTTGATTGTATTGGCAGGTATAGCAGTGGCATTAGTGACTATCGCAAATAAGCTACAGGGAATTGGATTGGTCGAAGGTACACGAGTGACGATCAGCCGTGAATTGGGCAGCATTCTGGGCGACCCAAATGACCTCGCACTTACCTTATTATTTCCTTTCAGTTTTGCTATCACACTGGCGATGCGCTGGGGAGTACGCTGGGTCGATCGCTTTGTTGGGCTCTTTGGCACTGGCATTATTTTACTCGCTATCCTCTATACGCAAAGTCGAGGTGGACTGCTGGGAGTGGCGACCGTGATGTTTGTCCTAGCATGGTTCCGAGTCAGGTCTAAAACACTACTCATAACCGGAGGAATCATCGCCTTATTAGCATTATTTACCATGGCTGGAATTACAGATCGTATCTCCGGTGGCGCCCAAGAAGCGGGCTTAGATGAGTCAGCCAATATTCGTCTATATGCCTGGTTCGCTGCCTTCAAAATGGCACTCTATAATCCGTTAACCGGCGTTGGTTTGGATAATTTTTATGCTAATTTCTTTTTCTATTCCGATTTTTGGGACAATAAAAACCATGCCGTACACTCCACTTGGTTTGGCGTAATGGCCGAAACCGGATTTATAGGGTTTGGTCTTTTTGTTGCGATGATTTGGCAATTATTGCGTGCCGCACGCAAATTGCACATGGATACTCTCCATGCTAAAGGAGAAGATGCTCAGGCGCTCAGCCTTTCCATCACATCGGAAGCGTTATTGGCCGGTATTTTATCCTTCATCGTCTCTGGCACTTTTCTAACGCAAGGCTTCACCTGGCCCGTTTATATTTTACTCGCACTGACGGTTGCTGCCGTACGAATTCATCAACACACGCTGAAACAGTCTGTGGTAAATGCACACCCTCTTTCAGAAAGGCAACCCATTACCCCTACTTTCACACCATTAACCCAATAG
- a CDS encoding glycosyltransferase yields MHIGIILGSFPVLSESFIRNETRALREVGIPTDIVAMVPEDASTLSKRDQELAHTAYYLPHLPVPSWRELLGFIPNMLSAFAFLLKQRKLSLLSLLYQGIRLAIKGRKQGWTQIHTHFAWGHSAYAIVAAKLLGVPITMTCHGSDIYATPEDLEAKLDYCDGVIAVCDAMKKTLSAQTNTPIHMIPCGVDTEYFQPPAIKKSNGRLLFVGRLIDCKGVDDLLHAIADLSPKQRLPLDIVGDGPLRTELEELCTDLQLNEIVSFLGAKPSDWLQQHAPYYRALVSAFRRGRDGAQDTGPVIIKEAMAMGLPIVSTEFMGIPNMVAPENGILVPPGNRKALGQALFQIWDKPEAELFKMGENGRERCLQEFHIQKQIHELSIVFSFLAQLVR; encoded by the coding sequence ATGCATATCGGCATTATATTAGGTAGCTTTCCGGTATTATCAGAAAGCTTTATCCGCAATGAAACCCGCGCACTGCGCGAGGTTGGCATTCCCACCGATATTGTCGCGATGGTGCCGGAGGATGCATCGACGCTCTCTAAGCGCGATCAGGAACTGGCGCACACAGCCTATTATTTACCGCATCTTCCTGTTCCCTCATGGCGAGAGCTGTTGGGTTTTATCCCGAACATGCTTTCCGCCTTTGCGTTTCTTTTAAAACAACGAAAACTGTCCCTGCTTTCATTACTCTATCAGGGCATCCGGCTTGCTATAAAGGGACGAAAACAGGGATGGACTCAGATACACACCCATTTCGCCTGGGGACATTCGGCCTATGCAATCGTGGCGGCAAAGCTATTAGGCGTGCCCATCACCATGACGTGCCATGGTTCCGACATCTATGCTACGCCAGAAGATTTGGAAGCTAAACTGGATTATTGTGACGGTGTGATCGCGGTATGCGATGCAATGAAAAAAACGCTTTCTGCCCAAACCAATACCCCGATCCATATGATTCCTTGCGGGGTGGATACAGAGTATTTTCAGCCTCCCGCAATCAAAAAATCAAACGGGCGGTTATTGTTTGTTGGGCGACTCATCGACTGTAAGGGAGTCGATGACTTGCTACACGCCATTGCTGATCTATCACCCAAACAGAGGTTGCCGTTGGATATTGTGGGCGATGGGCCATTACGCACCGAATTAGAAGAACTCTGTACCGATTTGCAATTGAATGAAATTGTATCATTTTTAGGCGCCAAACCTTCTGATTGGCTACAACAGCATGCCCCTTATTACCGAGCATTAGTATCTGCATTCCGACGAGGTAGGGATGGTGCACAAGACACAGGCCCAGTCATTATTAAGGAAGCCATGGCGATGGGATTGCCAATCGTTAGTACCGAATTTATGGGCATTCCGAATATGGTAGCGCCCGAAAATGGTATCCTCGTACCGCCCGGAAACCGAAAGGCGCTAGGTCAGGCACTCTTCCAGATTTGGGATAAACCAGAAGCCGAATTATTCAAAATGGGAGAAAACGGACGTGAGCGCTGTTTACAAGAATTCCATATACAGAAGCAAATACATGAACTTAGTATCGTTTTCAGCTTTCTGGCACAGCTTGTGCGTTAA
- a CDS encoding DUF1194 domain-containing protein, giving the protein MTNIPKNFITPASIATIMILHTTTTYAQDVDVELQLLVDVSGSVSSSEYNLMMGGYADAFRNQSVMDIILDNSGDTYGNIAVQTVMWSGQNQQKSMTDWTLLDSVDSIFSYASTLENMNRAYSNATYVAEGIDFGSNLFATNGFNGTRNVIDISGDGYGYDYLYGDYSFFSGLDTATQRDVALAGGITTINGITLEGTYGLSGGQTLTEWYSTNVTGGENAFVIAADGFEDFENALVTKLSAEIEGGYIPIEATPSNPIDTAPVPIAGGGLAGLIMLLFVWLNQQKSLYWRRLC; this is encoded by the coding sequence ATGACGAACATACCCAAAAACTTCATTACCCCTGCATCGATTGCTACAATAATGATACTGCATACCACAACTACCTATGCGCAAGATGTTGATGTGGAGTTGCAGCTATTAGTCGATGTTTCCGGTAGCGTAAGCAGTAGTGAATATAACTTGATGATGGGCGGTTATGCGGATGCCTTTCGCAATCAATCTGTTATGGATATTATTCTGGATAATTCTGGCGACACTTATGGCAATATTGCCGTGCAGACGGTGATGTGGTCTGGACAAAACCAACAGAAGTCAATGACCGACTGGACATTGCTGGATAGTGTCGACAGCATTTTCAGCTATGCATCAACATTGGAAAATATGAACCGCGCTTATAGCAATGCAACCTATGTTGCCGAAGGCATTGATTTCGGCAGCAACCTGTTTGCGACAAACGGTTTTAACGGCACACGCAATGTGATTGATATTTCCGGTGATGGTTATGGATATGATTATCTTTACGGAGATTATTCATTTTTCAGTGGATTGGATACTGCCACACAGCGTGATGTCGCGCTGGCAGGGGGCATTACCACCATCAACGGTATTACGTTGGAAGGAACCTATGGTCTATCTGGAGGCCAGACTTTAACAGAATGGTACTCCACCAACGTTACCGGAGGAGAAAATGCCTTTGTCATTGCCGCAGATGGATTTGAAGATTTTGAGAATGCGTTGGTCACTAAATTGAGCGCCGAAATTGAGGGCGGATATATTCCGATAGAAGCGACTCCATCCAACCCGATTGATACTGCCCCTGTGCCCATAGCGGGTGGCGGATTAGCGGGACTGATTATGTTGTTGTTTGTCTGGTTGAATCAGCAAAAATCACTCTACTGGAGAAGATTATGTTAA